GCCTTGTCGTCCTCGGCGCCGGACCGACCGGCGTCGAGCTGGCACAGGTTTTCGCCAGATATGGCGTCCCCACCGCCCTCGTCGCGTCGCAGTCGAGGGTCAATCCCAAGGATCATCCGCGGAACTCGAGCGCCCTGGAGGCCGGCCTTCGACGAGACGGGGTCGATGTGCGGACCGGTGTGCAGGCGCTGCGCGTGCGGGGACGCGCGGGGGCATCCGGAGCCGACGTGGTGGACCTGTCCGACGGCACGACGGTCGAAGGTCACCGGATCCTGCTCGCGGTAGGCCGAACCGTGCCCGTCGCCGGACTCGGGCTCGAGACCGTGGGGGTGAAGCTGTCAGATGGCCGTCCGGTCGTCGGTCCGGACCTGAGGATCGCCGACCACGTCTACGCCGTCGGGGACCTGGCAGGACCGGAGATGCACACGCACCTCGCGCACTACCAGGGCGAGCTCGCCGTCCGCATCGCGCTCGGCGACGACGTTCGGCCCGACTACTCGGCGATCCCTCGCGTCGTCTACACGGACCCTGAGGCCGCCGGCGTCGGGCTCACCCTCGAGCAGGCGATCGCGGCCGGATACGATGCCTTCGAGGAAGTGGCCGACCTTGCGACGAGCGCGAAGGGCTACGTCGTCGAGGCGACCGGGCACGTCACGATCATCGTCGATCGACGGACGCGGACGTTGCGCGGGGCGTTCATCGCCGGACCGGCGGCATCGGAGGTCATCCACGAGGCGGTTCTCGCCATCAGGATCCAGGCGACCATCGACGTCCTCGCCGACACGATCCACGCCTTCCCGACGACGGCTCGGGTCATGGGCGGGCTCTTCTCACAGGCCATTCGCACGCTCGACGCCACGAAGCGGCGCTGATCTCGATGCACGCGCCACCGACGCTTCTGTTCGCACGGCGGTAGCAGTCGAGTGACCGATCCTGGCGCATTCGTTCCCGTGATCCCGGCCTCGGCGGTCCCGAGCGTGACCGCGACCGTGATGACCGAGGTCGACAGGCTCGCTATCGAGATGTACGGCATCACCCTGCTCCAGATGATGGAGCAGGCCGGCTCCCACCTCGCGGAGGTCGTTCGACTTGAGCTCGGTGGCGACCTCCGTTCACGAAACGTCGTCGTGGCGGTCGGGCCCGGCAACAACGGCGGCGGCGGGCTGGTGGCAGCCCGACACCTTGTCAACCGCGGCGCGAGCGTGCGGGTCGTCCTGGCGCGGCCCACGCTGCGTATGACCGAGGCGGCCCGGCACCAGCTGGCGACGCTCATCGCGATGGGGACGAGCTGCTGCGTGGCCACGTACGACCTTGGTGACGAGGAGCTCGACGTGGTGCTCGCGAATGCCGACGTCGTCGTCGACGCGATCCTGGGCTACAAGATCCACGGCGCGCCGCGCGGGGAGGTCGAACGGCTCATCGGCTTCGTCATCCGCTCGGGCCGCCCGGTGGTCAGCCTCGACCTGCCCTCGGGCATCGATCCGGACACTGGCGACGCGTCCGGCATCGCGATCTCCGGCGCGGCGACCCTCACTCTCGCGCTGCCCAAGCCGGGCCTCATTCGCGGGGTTGGCGCCACTCGCAGTGGCCGGCTCTACCTTGGAGACCTCGGGCTACCAGCGGCCCTCTATGCTGGCCTGCACATCGACGTCGGCCCATTGTTCGCCGCCGGCCGTATCGTCCACCTGGATCGGATCGCGTGACCAGACTCACCCAGGCGCGTTCGTTGACCGAGAAGCTCGGCCTCCTCAGCGAGGTCGCCCTCTTCGCCGGGCTGTCGGAAGCCGACATCGAGGCGATCGGCCATGCCACGACGATGACCCACTGCGTCCGTGGCCAGCAGATCCTCTCGCCCGACGACGCGCCGGACCGGATCCACATCATCAAGAAGGGCCAGGTGCGGGTCTTCCGCGTCACGCCCGACGGCAAGCAGCTGACCCTCGACATCTACGAGAAGGGAACGATCCTCGGCGACATGGGCCTCCTCGGGCAGGACCGGCTTCCCGAGGCGTATGCCGAGGCGATCGGCGACGGGGTGATCTGCACGATCACCCCGGAAGAGCTGCGCCGGCTCATCGAGCGCCACCCGGTCGTTGGCATCAATATCATCCGGCACCTCTCTCGGCGGCTCCAGGCCGCCGAGCGGGAGCTCGAGGCGATGGCGTACCAGCGGGTCGATCAGCGGCTCGCCCGGAAGCTGCTCGATCTCGGCCAACGCTTCGGCGTCTCGACGCTTCGAGGCACGCTGATCGAAGCACGGCTCACGCAGCAGGAGCTCGCCGAGATGATCGGCACGACCCGCGAGACGCTCGCCCACACGCTCGCCGATTTCCGGCGGCGGGGCTTGCTCGACACGGCCCACCACGAGGTCGTCATCCGCGACGCCGAGCGCCTCGCGGAGATCGCCGACGGGGACCTTCTCTAGGCGCTCCGGCTCGTCCTTCTCGGAGAGCGTGATCCTCCCTACATCCTGCGAGGCCGAACGTCGCTACGGTCGCGCCATGGACATCCTCCGCCTCATCACCAGATCCATTTCCACCACCGCATGCGAACATGTCCCCGCCGAGACCGCGGCACCCCAGGCTGACCGCTGTCAGGAATGCGGCAGTTCGTTCAGCCTCCGACTGTGCGCAACCTGCGGCCACGTCGGTTGCTGCGAATCCCAGGCCGGCCACGCCCGCTCCCACGCCTTGAGCGCTGATCATCCGGTCATCTACCAGGTGCCGGCGGGCTCCGGCTTCATCTGGTGCTACCCGGATCGAAGGTACGTCGGCTGAGGCGCCGGCTTGGGCGGGGGGATACCGTTGCGTGGTATACGAATACGGTATATCGTGTGGATAGACGTATCGACACCCTGGAGTTCCCGACATGACCCAGCCCATCGTCTACATCGACCTCGGCATCGGCGGGATGACCTGCGACGACTGCGTCGTTCACGTCACCGAAGCGCTCGAGTCAGCCCCGGGGGTCGAACACGTCAGCGTGGACCTCGAGTCTCGCAGTGCGGTCGTCACGGCGAGGGCGGACGTGTCGACGGCGGCCCTCGCCGCGGCCGTCCGCGCGACCGGCCAGTACAACGCGTTCGAGCGCGGACGGCGACCGGCCTCCGATGCGTGACGCGTTCGACTTCCTCATCCTCGGCTCTGGCTCGACCGCCTTCGCCGCGGCGATCAAGGCGTCCGACCTCGGCGCCCGGGTGGCGATGGTCGAGCGCCGGACGCTCGGCGGAACGTGCGCGAATCGCGGCTGCCTGCCCTCGAAGAACCTCATCGAGGCCGCCCGGATCGTCCACGAGGCGGCCCACCCGCGGTATGCCGGGCTCGCACCAGCCGCCGTCGGCGTCGACTTCGGGGCCCTCGTCGCCCAGAAGGACGATCTCGTGCGGGAGTACCGGGCGAAGAAGTACGCCAGCGTCGCCGACGGCCTGGCCGACCTGGAGCTGCTCGAGGGCGACGCGTCCCTCCTCGATCCACACACGATCGGTCTCGGCGACCGGCGGGTGAGCGGCGACCGGATCCTCATCGCCACCGGCAGTCGTCCGACGATCCCGTCGATCCCGGGCCTCGATACCGTGCCCTACCTCACGAGCGACCTCCTCGACGCCGATGAGGCCGGCCGACTGACCGCTCTGCCCGCCTCGCTCGCCGTCCTCGGCGGCGGCTACGTCGCGGTCGAGCTCGCCCAGCTCTTTGCCCGGCTCGGCAGCCGGGTGACGATCGTCGCCCGCTCGGGGCTGCTCTCAGGGTACGAACCCGCCCTCGGCGAGACGCTCGCCGAGGTGTTCGTCGCCGAGGGGATCGAGGTCCTCACCGCCACCCCCATCGAGCGGGTCGAGGGCGACGCGCGGGAGGTGCGGGTCCATGTCGAGACACCGACGGCCGGCCGGATCGTCCGCGCCGAACGGCTCCTCGTCGCCACCGGCCGGACCCCGAACACCGAGACGCTCGGGCTCGAACGGGCCGGCATCGCGGTCGACGGCGACGGCTTCGTCACGGTCGATGCCGAGCTGCGGACGAGCCAACCGCACATCTGGGCGGCGGGCGACGTCATCGGTCGCCAGCACGGCTCCCAGACCGCGACGCCGGTCGGCGCACGGCAGGGACGACTCGTCGCCGAGAACGCGTTCGCTGGCGCGAAGCGGCGCTTCGACGGGACCGTCATCCCGCGCGCGATCTTCACCGACCCACCGATCGCGGTCGTCGGCGAGACGGAAGCCGAGGTCCGCGCTCGCCGCTACCCCGCGGTCACCGCAACGACGCCACTCGCCTACGTCCCGCGGGCCGGGGCGATCCATCGGACGACCGGGTTCGTCAAGTTCATCGCCTCGACGATCGACGAGCGGGTCATGGGCGTCCACGTCATCGGCGAGGCGGCGCCGGAGATCATCGGCGAGGCGGCGATGGCCATGAAGTTCAAGGCCACCCTGGCCGACTTCATCGACCTCATCCACGTCTACCCCACGATGAGCGAGGCGCTCAAGATCGGCGCCCAGGCGTTCAGCCGCGACGTGACGAAGCTCTCCTGCTGCGCAGAATGACGAGCAACCTTCCTGTCGCCGCCCGGCGAGCCGACGAACTCGATCGACCGGCGGTCCTGGGCGCCTTCTTCGCGGGGCTATCCGACCCGACCCGGGTGCGGATCCTCGAACTGCTCGCCGAGCGGGCGCAGACGGTGACCGAGCTCGTCGAGGCGCTCGGCCTCGCGCAGGGCCGGGTGTCGAGCCATCTCTCGTGCCTGCGCTGGTGCGGCTACGTCGAGGCGCGCGTGGAGGGCCGCTACAACCGCTATCGGCTCGTCGACGAGCGGGTCCGCGAGATCCTCCGGCTCGGCGAGGCGATCGTGCGCGACAACGCCGACCGGCTCACCTCGTGCCTCGTCCTCGCGATCGAGGACGCCGCCGGATCGGGCGACGCGCCGTGAGTGAGAACCGAGGGAGACCCCGGGTCACCGGCGCCGTCCGCCGGCCACCTCCAGCAGGACCGCCTCGTAAGCGTCGACGGCCGCGTCCAATCCCAGGCGCCGACGGGCCGAGGCACGCACGCGAGCGCGGTCGAGCCGTTGCGCCCGACTGACCGCCACGACCAGCGCGTCCTCATCGTCGGGATCGACGAGGAAACCGCTCACCCCCTCCTCGACGACCTCGGGCAGCGCGCCGCGCCGGTAGCCGACGACGGGAGAGCCGGCCATCTGGGCCTCCGCGGCCACGAGGCCGAATGGCTCTTCCCAGGCGATCGGGAGGAGGGTCACCGCGGCGCGGGCCATCAGCCGCCACAGCGCGTGCCGCGGAACCGTGGGCAGCAGCTCGACCTGGTCCAGCAACGGCCTGACCTCGGTCTCGAAATAGGTGCGGTCATACGCCTCGCCGACGACTCGCGGTCGGAGCCCGGCGCGGAGGGCAACGCGGATCCCTGCGGCGACCCCCTTTTCCGGCGAGATGCGCCCCGCGATGAGGGCCACGGGCTCCACCGTGGCGGGTTCGGGGGCCTGGTCCGGGATCCCGTTGCGCAGGACCAGCACATCAGCGATCCCGGCCGCTGCCCAGTCACGTCGTGCGGCCTCCGAGACAGTGGCCAAGACGCCATGGGTGCGCCGGGCGGCGGCCACGACCTCCGGGACGATTGGTGGAAGGTGGAGGGTATGGAGGACCGGACGACCGGTGGTGCACTCGATCGCCGCGGCATCGAAGGCGTGGCCGCTGATGGCGTCGGCGCCCTGCTGATCGATGGCGTCGAAGGCCCGGCGGAACGTGTCGCGCACCGCAGCAGCTGCTCGCGGGGCGGTCGGGCGCGGCCGGGCCAGGCTCGAGGACCGATCCGCCTGCCGCTCGGCCACCGGCCGCACCAGCGTCGTCGTGACCAGGGGGCTGACCGGAACCTCGACAAGCTGCAGGCCCGGGGCTGTCGAGCCGGCGGCACAATACACACGGACTTCGTGGCCTCGGCTCGCCAATGATCCCGCAAGGTCCAGGAGGAAGGCGTGCGGCCCGTACGGCATGGCCGGCCGCAGCGGCGCGAAGAGCGGCGCGACGACCGCGATCCGCAGCCTCATCCCCGGCGCCCGGGTGCGTTCGAGCTCGGCTGGAGGGCCGTGAGCATCGATCGGGCTACACGGCTCGCCGGCGCACTTCGACCTGCCCGTCGGTGACCCGCACGTCGTAGCGCGGCTGCGGGAAGGTGGCCGGGCCACGCAGGACCGACCCTTCGGCCGGCCGGAAGCGTGAGCCGTGCCAGGGGCACTCGACGTACCCCCCCGTCAGGGTCCCCTCGTGCAGCGGTCCTCCCGCGTGCGAGCAGACGTCCCCCAGCGCGCAGAGTCGGCCTTCGGTACTGACGATGAGGACCGCATCGCCACCGACGTGGACCAGGTTCAGCCCCTCGACGAGCCCCGACAGCGGACCGACCGCCGAGTACTCCTCGGGCCCTTCGCGAAACGCGTTGTGATCGACCATCGACCCGAAGGCGAAGGCCATCTCGCCTCCCAGGTAGCCGCCGGCGACGAGCGTGATCCAGCCGACCACCGCGACGAGTCGGGCGCCGGGGCTCTCGAGGGAGCCGGTCACCCGGAGGAGGCCGCTGACGAGGTAGAGCAGCGTCGCGACCAGCATGACCAACCCGTGCACGAACCCGACGCGCTGCTCGTAGCCGTACGTATCTTTCCAGTCGGTCGCGCCGCTGGCGATCGAACCGAAGGCGGCGACCACCCCGAGCCACAGCGCGATCGCGGCGGCCAAGCCGAGCCCGGCGCCGGGAACCGCGAGGGCGATGAGGTCCAGCACGAGCACGATCGTCCAGGCGCCGATGGGGACGTCTGTCAGCATCGGATGCAGCGGATGGCCCAGCCAGGTGCCGTTCAGGAGGCCCTGGACGGGACGTCCGAGCGGTCCAAGGGCGCGGTAGATCGCGGCGATCAACCCGGAGGTCCAGCCGATCGGCCGGTTCCACGCCCTCCGGTGTCCGAGCAGCCGGTCAACCAGTGGCGAGGTCACAAGACTCGGCCCTCCTGCACCAGGCTGGATCCGCCGCCCGAGGGACGGCCTCGCGATCCGGCTCGCTCTAACAATAGCATCTGCTAGTCAAAGAGCAGGATCGCGGAGGCTCGCCTAGAGCGTCGCCGGCGCGGGACGATAGCGCAGGAACAGGTGGTTGCCCGCACGTCGGGCCGAATGGAGCGTGGCCCACGGGGCGGCCGTCGCCGCGAAGGCGTGACCCTCGACGAGCGCCAGCCGCTCGACCGTCCCGCTCCGGCCGAGCAACTGCGGCGCCAGGGTCAGGAACAGCTCGTCGCCGAGGCCCGCCGCCAGCAGTCCGGCGAACAGATGCGGACCGCCTTCGCAGAGCACCAGCCGAGCGCCGAGGCGGACCAGCAGGTCGAGCAGTGGCCCTGCCGCCACATGCCCTGCCTCGCCGATGACCTCGACCCGCACTGCGGGGCGCAGCCCGGAGGCCGCCAGACGCGTGGCACCGGCCGGCGTCGTCGCGATCACGACCGGCACCGTGGTCGTACTCAAGCCGGGGTGGCGGGGGTCGAGGTTCCCGGCGGCGGTGACCACGACTGTCGTCGGCTGCGGCTCGAGGCCGAGCGTCCGTCGCCACGTGGCCGTTTCGGCCGCCGTGGCCGGATGGACGTGATCGGCACTCCAGCGGTGGTCGGGCGCGGCGCGCACGGTGCCGGCGCCGACGAGGACGACGTCGGCGAGCGTGCGCAGCAGGGCCATGACGAATCGGTCGGGCTCGAAGAAGCCGCTGATCTCGCCGCCGCCGGCGCCGGCCGAGCGGTCCAGGGCGACGACGCCGTCGAGGCTCTGCACGAAGTTCGCCACGATCGTCGGCCGATCGGGGTGGAGCGGGATCGTCAGCTCGCCGCCATAGCGGTCGCGAAGGTCGGCTGGCATCGGTCGGCCTCGGGCGCGGTCCGGGACGGTGACGTCCGGGCGCGCCTCCCAGAGAGCCTCGAGGGCCGCTGGCGGCTGGCGGTCGCTCACCAGCCCGCGTCACCGACCGGGTGACCCTGGGTCCTCATGCCGGGCGGCGCAGCCCGGCGACGTCGAAGAACTCGCTGCGCAGCGCCGCATGCTCGGTGTAGGTGCCCCGGAAGGCGGTCGTTCGAGTCTTCGGGTGAAGCTCGCGCACGCCGCGCATCTGGGTGCACAGGTGATGGCCTTCCACGTACACCGCCACGCCGTGGGGCTCCATCATCCGGGTGAGCTCGTCCGCGATCTGGTGGGTCATCTGTTCCTGGACGCCGAACCGTCGGGTCACGACCCGAACGAGGCGGGTGAGCTTGCTGATGCCGATGATGCCCTCGTGCGCCACGTAGCCGACCCAGGCCTCGCCGAAGAACGGCAGCGCATGGTGCTCGCACAGCGAGAAGTACGGAATCGGGCCTTCGACCACCTGCGCGAGCTCGCAGTTCGCCCCGCCGTGACAGACCGTCGGAAACGCGGTGAGCAGCTTCGGGTCGCCTTCGTAGCCGATCGTGGCCTCGTACAGCGCTCGGAGGTGACGACGCGGGGTGTCCGCGGTCGCCTGGCTGCTCAGGTCCAAGCCGAGCGCGGTGAAGATCTCGGCGAGGTAGCCCTCGAACCGGATCCGGTCCGCGTCGCTGATGGCTCGCGGATGGATCAGGTCGGCGATCGGCGCGTCCTCATCGCGGGCCGTGACAGGATGATGGGTCATCGCTCGCTCCTTACGGCCGAGGTCGTCAACTCGAACTCGACGAGGATACGTCCGTTGGTTGCGCACGCGAACGGCGCGTCCGGCGACGCGCGCCAGTCTGCAGCAGGTCAGACCTCAACGGCCTCCATTGGCCGCGGCCACGTATCCTTCGTTCACCTCGCCCTTGTGCGCCGAGAACGCAGCCAGGACCTCCTCTTTCTCCCGCTGAGGCACCTTGACGAAGTCGAGAGTGCGCCCAAGCTCAGCCGCGACTTCATCGAACTCCTCGGGAGAGATCCGGAGCTCTCGATGGGCTTCTTCCAGGCCAAGGAGAGTGCTCCCTGGTCTCGTGGCTGTAAATTGGAAGGGTCCACCCGCAACGCTGCAGACCCACAGCGTGCGCATGAACTTCAGGCCCGGCAGTCTGCCCAGATTGTTCGTATGCCATTCCCGGAGGGCCGGATTTTTCGATCCTTGACCAACGATCGGGTTCTCGACGACCGCATCGCTGAAGTGGTCAACGACTGCCGCGATGGCAAATGCGCCACCGAGCCTTTCGTACAAACTTGACTCAGACATTGTCAGCACCTCGTCTCATGGGTTTCCTGTGGGCGCGGCCCGCCGCGAACTCAATGGACCTCGCGACGAGCGGACGGCTCTCGGCATCCAGCCTGTCCGCGTCTATCGTTAGCAGTTGTTAGTTGTACATTGCTCAGCAACGCATGTCAACGCCTTGCGCAAGGACGTACTTGCTTTAGAATCGCAGCCATGCCAACCACTCGGGCCGACATCCAGGCAGTGGCGCTGCTCGATGAGCCGGTCCGCCGCGCGCTATACGAGTGCGTCGCCGACGCCAGCCGTGCGGTCAGCCGTGACGAGGCCGCGGCTGCGGTCGATGTCTCGCGCGCGCTCGCCGCATTCCACCTTGATCGGCTCGTCGGCGCGGGCCTGCTCGTTGCGGAATATCGCCGCCTGTCCGGCCGTACCGGCCCCGGCGCCGGACGGCCGGCCAAGCTCTATCGGACCGGACCTCGTGAAGTCGCTGTCTCGCTGCCCGAGCGCCACTACGAGATCGCCGCGCTGCTGTTCGCGAAGACGATCGAGCAACTGGCCGAGCAACTACCGCCCGACGCCCTGCGCTCGGCGGCTCGCGAAGTGGGCGAGTGGGTCGGCTCAGAGGCGCGTAAACGCGCGGGAAGGCGACCCAGCCAGAAACGACTGCGCGAGGCATTGATCGACTCGCTCGCTGAGCGCGGCTATCAACCAGGCGAGACGTCGGGCGAGATCCGTCTTGGCAACTGCCCGTTTCACGCGCTCGTTGACGACCATCGCCAGCTCGTCTGCGGCATGAATCTGGCGCTGGCTGCCGGGCTGATTGTCGGGCTTGGAGATCGCAACGGTGAGGCCCGCCTGGATCCCCAGCCCGGCCAGTGCTGTGTCGCCATCGGGCGAGCCGGGCGGGAGCGCTCGATCGTCTACACGACCTCACGCAGGCGGCCGGTCTCGACCTCGTAGACAAGGCCATGGATGGGAACGTCCTTGACCCACGGGTGGGCGCGGATCCGCTCGATCTGCGCGCGGAGGTTCGCCTCGAGATCAGAGAACGCGAGGAGGGGCAGCTCGACGTCCGTCCCGGTCCGGGCCGCGAGGTCTCGGCGCACGGTTTCGTCCTCGAACGTGAGCATGCCGCAGCCGGTGTGCTCGATGACGATGATCTCCTCGGTCCCCAGCAGGTGCTGGCTGATGACGAGCGATCGGATCGCGTCATCGGTCGCCAGGCCACCTGCATTGCGGATGATGTGGGCGTCGCCAGTCCGGAGTCCGAGGACGTCCTCGACGGTCAGGCGCGCATCCATGCAGGCAAGGACAGCAAGCTTCCGGCCGGGCGGCAGCGGTAACGCTGAACGGTCGAACTGGGCAGCGTGCCGCTCGTTCTCGTTGAGGGCACGGACATATTCAGGGGTGCGGACGACAGGAGCCATCGGGACGGAGCCTCCGGTACGCGCTGAGGGATGAGTCAACCGCGGAAGATGCGGGCTCAGACCAGCAAACGGCTCCAGTGCGATCGAGGTGCGCCGACCTTGAACGTCCGCGCGTGGAGCAGGTCCGAGACCCGCTCGATACACAGGCAGCGGACGAGAAGGCGGGGTCCGATCACGCCGGGTATCGTAGCCGAAGGCTCTCCTCACTGGAAGCCCTGTGCCTGGCCTCGTCGGGGTATCGTCGACCTCGAAGCGCTGAGCGGCCGAAGGCGACGCTGGGGGCACTCATCCCCATTCGGAACTCGCCGGCACAGTGGGATCTCGCGCAGGACGAACGTCGAACGATCTTCGAGGTCCGTTCGAGGCACCATTCGCACGGGACTCGACTACCTGCCTGCCATCGCTCGCCGGCTGCTCCATGGGCGGGACATCGGCGAGGCGTTCGACTTTCTGACCTGGTTCAGGTTGGACGTGACGGATCGCGACGCTACGAGAGGTGCCGGAGGCTCGGCCAGATCGCGACCCACGGCGCCCGCAGGCCGCTGCACACGGACACGTGCTGCCCCTGCTCCTGGTTCTGGATCCCGAGCCCATTGTCGATCCGGGCGACGGTTCGGCAGCCGACGAAGTCAGGACTCCAGTCGGCGCTCGTCCAGTCGCCCACGTGCACCACCACGGTGCGGTCGGCCGGCGGGGGTCCCCAGTCCCAGAACGCGTTGTGGCCCGAGTAGACCGGGGGCAGCCCCGTGCCCAGCAGCTCGAGCGCGCCCGCCTCGCCGTAGTTGTTGGTCAGGATCACTGCGTGGGCGCGCTCCGCCGCGGGCAGGGCGGCGACCACGCCCCCCACCGTCGCGACGAGCTGCGGCCAGCCGATCTGCTCGGCCGAGTCGGGGACCGTGGATGGGAGCGACGTGGTCGCGAACGTGGCGACTGGCAGGATCGGCAGGGTCAGGTACGCGATGAGCGCGACCGAGATCGCCGCAGCCGCGGTGAAGCCGGTGGCCCGCAGGCGCCGGTGGCCGCGCGCCAGCCAGCTGTCCGTGAGAATGGCGCCCGCCGCCATGAACGGGGGCAGGGCGCCGACGGCGTAGTAAGCCTTGCCGCCACTGACGACCACGAGGATGAGCGCGACCATGGCGGCCATCCCGATCGCCCGCCAGGGTGCGGCTGCCTTCGCCCGCAGCATCCAGGCCCAGCCGGCGACGGTCACCGGGAAGAGGAGCGGACCGGTGAACAGCCACAGCAGCGGCACGAGCTGGGACCGGTTCGACGCGGCGTCGCCTGCGATGTGGGAGGCCATCGTCAGCTGGGGGAAGCCGTGCGTCGCCTGCCAGGCGAGGTTGGGCGCCCAGAGCAGGAGCGCGATCCCGATCGCCGCCCACGCCCACGGCG
Above is a window of Chloroflexota bacterium DNA encoding:
- a CDS encoding NAD(P)/FAD-dependent oxidoreductase; protein product: MEEQFDFVIIGAGSAGEAATYMARGRGASVAIVDRELFGGSCPFWACMPSKTLLHAAAVHAGGGGYDWPQASARRDYMINREGTDVPSDAGHVHGLEDAGAVVVRGTARIVGPGAVAVSGDGDERMLHARNIVVAGGTFPTIPSIEGLDRIIFWTNREATTTRVLPASLVVLGAGPTGVELAQVFARYGVPTALVASQSRVNPKDHPRNSSALEAGLRRDGVDVRTGVQALRVRGRAGASGADVVDLSDGTTVEGHRILLAVGRTVPVAGLGLETVGVKLSDGRPVVGPDLRIADHVYAVGDLAGPEMHTHLAHYQGELAVRIALGDDVRPDYSAIPRVVYTDPEAAGVGLTLEQAIAAGYDAFEEVADLATSAKGYVVEATGHVTIIVDRRTRTLRGAFIAGPAASEVIHEAVLAIRIQATIDVLADTIHAFPTTARVMGGLFSQAIRTLDATKRR
- a CDS encoding NAD(P)H-hydrate epimerase, translating into MTEVDRLAIEMYGITLLQMMEQAGSHLAEVVRLELGGDLRSRNVVVAVGPGNNGGGGLVAARHLVNRGASVRVVLARPTLRMTEAARHQLATLIAMGTSCCVATYDLGDEELDVVLANADVVVDAILGYKIHGAPRGEVERLIGFVIRSGRPVVSLDLPSGIDPDTGDASGIAISGAATLTLALPKPGLIRGVGATRSGRLYLGDLGLPAALYAGLHIDVGPLFAAGRIVHLDRIA
- a CDS encoding Crp/Fnr family transcriptional regulator, with translation MTRLTQARSLTEKLGLLSEVALFAGLSEADIEAIGHATTMTHCVRGQQILSPDDAPDRIHIIKKGQVRVFRVTPDGKQLTLDIYEKGTILGDMGLLGQDRLPEAYAEAIGDGVICTITPEELRRLIERHPVVGINIIRHLSRRLQAAERELEAMAYQRVDQRLARKLLDLGQRFGVSTLRGTLIEARLTQQELAEMIGTTRETLAHTLADFRRRGLLDTAHHEVVIRDAERLAEIADGDLL
- a CDS encoding UBP-type zinc finger domain-containing protein, whose translation is MDILRLITRSISTTACEHVPAETAAPQADRCQECGSSFSLRLCATCGHVGCCESQAGHARSHALSADHPVIYQVPAGSGFIWCYPDRRYVG
- a CDS encoding cation transporter, with protein sequence MTQPIVYIDLGIGGMTCDDCVVHVTEALESAPGVEHVSVDLESRSAVVTARADVSTAALAAAVRATGQYNAFERGRRPASDA
- the merA gene encoding mercury(II) reductase; the protein is MRDAFDFLILGSGSTAFAAAIKASDLGARVAMVERRTLGGTCANRGCLPSKNLIEAARIVHEAAHPRYAGLAPAAVGVDFGALVAQKDDLVREYRAKKYASVADGLADLELLEGDASLLDPHTIGLGDRRVSGDRILIATGSRPTIPSIPGLDTVPYLTSDLLDADEAGRLTALPASLAVLGGGYVAVELAQLFARLGSRVTIVARSGLLSGYEPALGETLAEVFVAEGIEVLTATPIERVEGDAREVRVHVETPTAGRIVRAERLLVATGRTPNTETLGLERAGIAVDGDGFVTVDAELRTSQPHIWAAGDVIGRQHGSQTATPVGARQGRLVAENAFAGAKRRFDGTVIPRAIFTDPPIAVVGETEAEVRARRYPAVTATTPLAYVPRAGAIHRTTGFVKFIASTIDERVMGVHVIGEAAPEIIGEAAMAMKFKATLADFIDLIHVYPTMSEALKIGAQAFSRDVTKLSCCAE
- a CDS encoding winged helix-turn-helix transcriptional regulator, with the protein product MTSNLPVAARRADELDRPAVLGAFFAGLSDPTRVRILELLAERAQTVTELVEALGLAQGRVSSHLSCLRWCGYVEARVEGRYNRYRLVDERVREILRLGEAIVRDNADRLTSCLVLAIEDAAGSGDAP
- a CDS encoding glycosyltransferase — translated: MRLRIAVVAPLFAPLRPAMPYGPHAFLLDLAGSLASRGHEVRVYCAAGSTAPGLQLVEVPVSPLVTTTLVRPVAERQADRSSSLARPRPTAPRAAAAVRDTFRRAFDAIDQQGADAISGHAFDAAAIECTTGRPVLHTLHLPPIVPEVVAAARRTHGVLATVSEAARRDWAAAGIADVLVLRNGIPDQAPEPATVEPVALIAGRISPEKGVAAGIRVALRAGLRPRVVGEAYDRTYFETEVRPLLDQVELLPTVPRHALWRLMARAAVTLLPIAWEEPFGLVAAEAQMAGSPVVGYRRGALPEVVEEGVSGFLVDPDDEDALVVAVSRAQRLDRARVRASARRRLGLDAAVDAYEAVLLEVAGGRRR
- a CDS encoding Rieske 2Fe-2S domain-containing protein, with the protein product MIAAIYRALGPLGRPVQGLLNGTWLGHPLHPMLTDVPIGAWTIVLVLDLIALAVPGAGLGLAAAIALWLGVVAAFGSIASGATDWKDTYGYEQRVGFVHGLVMLVATLLYLVSGLLRVTGSLESPGARLVAVVGWITLVAGGYLGGEMAFAFGSMVDHNAFREGPEEYSAVGPLSGLVEGLNLVHVGGDAVLIVSTEGRLCALGDVCSHAGGPLHEGTLTGGYVECPWHGSRFRPAEGSVLRGPATFPQPRYDVRVTDGQVEVRRRAV
- a CDS encoding dihydrofolate reductase family protein; translated protein: MSDRQPPAALEALWEARPDVTVPDRARGRPMPADLRDRYGGELTIPLHPDRPTIVANFVQSLDGVVALDRSAGAGGGEISGFFEPDRFVMALLRTLADVVLVGAGTVRAAPDHRWSADHVHPATAAETATWRRTLGLEPQPTTVVVTAAGNLDPRHPGLSTTTVPVVIATTPAGATRLAASGLRPAVRVEVIGEAGHVAAGPLLDLLVRLGARLVLCEGGPHLFAGLLAAGLGDELFLTLAPQLLGRSGTVERLALVEGHAFAATAAPWATLHSARRAGNHLFLRYRPAPATL
- a CDS encoding GTP cyclohydrolase I yields the protein MTHHPVTARDEDAPIADLIHPRAISDADRIRFEGYLAEIFTALGLDLSSQATADTPRRHLRALYEATIGYEGDPKLLTAFPTVCHGGANCELAQVVEGPIPYFSLCEHHALPFFGEAWVGYVAHEGIIGISKLTRLVRVVTRRFGVQEQMTHQIADELTRMMEPHGVAVYVEGHHLCTQMRGVRELHPKTRTTAFRGTYTEHAALRSEFFDVAGLRRPA
- a CDS encoding group 1 truncated hemoglobin codes for the protein MSESSLYERLGGAFAIAAVVDHFSDAVVENPIVGQGSKNPALREWHTNNLGRLPGLKFMRTLWVCSVAGGPFQFTATRPGSTLLGLEEAHRELRISPEEFDEVAAELGRTLDFVKVPQREKEEVLAAFSAHKGEVNEGYVAAANGGR